In Francisella hispaniensis FSC454, a genomic segment contains:
- the dcd gene encoding dCTP deaminase produces MTIKSDKWIKKMSQEHNMIEPFEAGQVKVINNQKIVSYGTSSYGYDVRCADEFKIFTNINSSIVDPKNFNDKNFVDFKGDVCIIPPNSFALARTVEKFKIPRDTLVVCLGKSTYARCGIIVNVTPLEPEWEGYVTLEFSNTTPLPAKIYANEGVAQMLFFQSDEECETSYADKGGKYQGQVGVTLPKC; encoded by the coding sequence ATGACTATAAAATCAGATAAGTGGATAAAAAAAATGTCTCAAGAGCATAATATGATAGAACCTTTTGAGGCAGGTCAAGTAAAAGTTATCAATAACCAAAAAATTGTTTCTTATGGAACTTCAAGTTATGGATATGATGTACGATGTGCAGATGAGTTTAAAATATTTACAAATATAAATTCTTCAATAGTTGATCCTAAAAATTTTAATGATAAAAATTTTGTCGATTTCAAAGGTGATGTTTGTATAATTCCTCCAAACTCTTTTGCTCTGGCGCGTACAGTTGAGAAATTCAAAATCCCAAGAGATACTCTAGTAGTATGCTTAGGTAAATCTACCTATGCAAGATGTGGAATTATAGTAAATGTGACTCCTCTTGAACCAGAATGGGAAGGCTATGTGACACTAGAGTTCTCAAACACAACTCCATTACCTGCAAAAATTTATGCAAATGAGGGCGTTGCTCAAATGTTATTTTTCCAGTCAGATGAAGAATGTGAAACTTCTTATGCTGATAAAGGCGGTAAATACCAAGGTCAAGTTGGTGTTACATTACCTAAATGCTAA
- the lptE gene encoding LPS assembly lipoprotein LptE yields MMRVRYIYTIFLFILSVVLLVSCGFHPRGVLSDGNAGNFDSLVGTKIYIKADNFANFANALRRNLTNYNTIVVNDEKSSDYIINIQDVKKESQLTSIVGGASNNTFQLIYTATYNVVKPDDKTPVIPNKSINAQQFWQSNSGTQLAQNNEANRIYSYLEGQLVNNMITQIAALLPSKNISQTSTSSDNSLQ; encoded by the coding sequence ATGATGAGAGTAAGATATATCTATACTATATTTTTGTTTATTTTATCAGTTGTATTGCTTGTTAGCTGTGGGTTTCATCCTCGTGGAGTCTTGAGTGATGGTAATGCAGGTAACTTCGATAGTTTAGTTGGTACTAAAATTTATATTAAAGCTGATAATTTTGCTAATTTTGCTAATGCATTAAGACGTAATCTGACAAACTACAATACAATTGTTGTTAATGATGAAAAATCTTCTGACTATATTATAAATATACAAGATGTTAAAAAAGAGTCTCAATTAACAAGTATTGTTGGTGGTGCATCAAATAATACTTTCCAGCTCATATATACAGCAACTTATAATGTTGTCAAGCCTGATGATAAGACTCCTGTAATACCAAATAAATCAATAAATGCTCAACAATTCTGGCAATCTAATTCTGGTACACAGCTTGCACAGAATAACGAAGCTAATAGAATATATTCATATCTTGAAGGTCAGCTAGTAAATAATATGATTACTCAAATTGCTGCTTTATTACCAAGTAAAAATATATCTCAAACATCAACTTCTAGTGATAATTCGTTACAATAA
- a CDS encoding Mrp/NBP35 family ATP-binding protein: MIRIENVIKRKVQQGQKLLPNIKNIILIASGKGGVGKSTVTANLAVCFAKMGAKVGILDADIYGPSQPTLFDLKQNPNTTDKKKIIPLERYGVKMISIGNLIDPESAVIWRGPIVSRALMQLLNDTDWGDIDYLFLDLPPGTGDIQLTISKNMPVTSAVIVTTPQDLSLIDARRALAMFQKVDIKTLGIVENMSYYVCPKCGNNDHIFGEDGAHLLCGKNNIEFLGSLPLHKDIRENADNGKPYVSLDKDDSINTSYMTVAENILNQIEKLPKASSLDSIGVKLEN; the protein is encoded by the coding sequence ATGATAAGAATTGAAAATGTTATTAAAAGAAAAGTTCAACAAGGGCAAAAGCTTTTACCTAATATCAAGAATATAATCTTAATTGCTTCTGGAAAAGGCGGCGTTGGTAAATCTACTGTAACAGCAAATCTAGCAGTTTGCTTTGCAAAGATGGGAGCAAAAGTCGGTATTTTAGATGCCGATATTTATGGTCCAAGTCAGCCAACATTATTTGATCTAAAACAAAACCCTAATACTACAGATAAGAAAAAGATTATTCCACTAGAACGTTACGGAGTAAAGATGATTTCTATCGGTAATTTGATAGATCCTGAGTCAGCAGTTATTTGGCGCGGTCCTATAGTATCACGAGCTTTGATGCAGCTTTTAAATGATACGGATTGGGGTGATATAGATTATTTATTTTTAGATTTACCCCCTGGAACAGGTGATATTCAGTTAACGATATCAAAAAATATGCCTGTTACAAGTGCTGTGATTGTTACAACTCCTCAGGATTTATCATTAATTGATGCTAGAAGGGCTTTAGCAATGTTCCAAAAAGTTGATATCAAGACTTTAGGTATAGTAGAGAATATGAGTTATTACGTTTGTCCTAAATGTGGTAATAATGATCATATCTTCGGTGAAGATGGTGCTCATCTGTTGTGTGGTAAAAATAATATTGAGTTTTTAGGTAGTTTACCTCTACATAAGGATATTCGTGAGAATGCTGATAATGGTAAACCTTATGTTAGTCTAGACAAGGATGATAGTATTAATACAAGTTATATGACTGTAGCTGAAAATATTTTAAATCAAATTGAGAAATTACCTAAGGCAAGTAGTTTAGATTCTATTGGTGTTAAATTAGAAAATTAA
- a CDS encoding (deoxy)nucleoside triphosphate pyrophosphohydrolase → MAHINAAVAIILDEHKDKVYISLRQKFQTYSDYWEFPGGKVEKNETFEECVKREIYEEVGITANNIKSYITKKHINKDNIEVSINFFIVDDYEGVPYSKENQQLKLVKISELNNFKFLPASLEIIKMLQQDYSK, encoded by the coding sequence ATGGCACATATTAATGCCGCAGTGGCGATAATTTTAGATGAACATAAAGATAAAGTCTACATAAGTCTAAGACAAAAATTTCAAACTTATAGTGATTATTGGGAATTCCCTGGTGGTAAAGTGGAAAAAAATGAAACCTTTGAAGAATGCGTTAAAAGGGAAATTTATGAGGAAGTCGGTATAACTGCTAATAATATTAAATCTTACATAACTAAAAAACATATCAATAAAGACAATATAGAAGTAAGTATAAATTTTTTTATCGTTGATGATTATGAGGGCGTTCCTTATTCAAAAGAAAACCAACAATTAAAACTTGTCAAAATTTCTGAACTTAATAATTTTAAATTTTTACCTGCAAGTTTAGAAATAATCAAAATGCTACAACAAGATTATTCAAAATAA
- the leuS gene encoding leucine--tRNA ligase: MNEYNFSDIEKSTQDYWRKNDSFKTIEDKNKQKFYCLSMLPYPSGTLHMGHVRNYTIGDVIARYQKMQGKNVLHPMGWDAFGLPAENAAIKHKKSPYEWTKSNIAYMRSQFDSLGISFDWSREIATCDEDYYKWEQWFFIQLYKKGLAYRKNSVVNWDPVDQTVLANEQVIDGRGWRSGALVEKKEIPQWFLKITDYADELLQDITKLDGWPEAVKTMQTNWIGKSKGLTVKFKIKDSNQEIEVFTTRPDTLMGVSYLGIAPEHPLALEEAKTNSQLAAFIEECKKTSTMEADLATQEKKGFKTSIKVIHPISGETIDVWVANFVLMGYGSGAVMSVPAHDQRDWEFAQKYNIPLKQVIESNDKKLKIDLEKQAFTEKGILINSGEFDGLNFKNAYQAIKKYLIEQVKGYETTNFRIHDWGISRQRYWGCPIPMIHCDDCGAVPEKEDNLPVILPTDVTLTEAGSPLKDIPEFINVACPKCGKPAKRETDTFDTFFESSWYYARYTCPTANQMLDQEANYWLPVDKYIGGIEHAIMHLLYARFFHKLMRDQGLVKSDEPFNNLLTQGMVLKDGAKMSKSKGNTVDPQELIDKYGADTVRLFSMFAAPPEQSLEWSETGVEGANKFLRKVFNYAELNKDIFTKNIALESQKLIKEDKKARFEIHSNLKQAIFDFDKSQFNTVVSACMKILNTLNNYNNLSESVKVEGFSILLRVLAPFTPHLCHYLWQQLNLGEDILHTSFPTVDNNALVTDEFLLVVQINGKLKAKLELDASLSPNQIEEVVLADQHVKSFIDDKQIVKVIYVPQKLINIVIK, translated from the coding sequence ATGAATGAATATAATTTTAGTGATATAGAAAAATCGACACAAGACTATTGGCGTAAAAATGATTCTTTTAAAACAATAGAAGATAAAAATAAACAAAAATTTTATTGTCTATCAATGTTACCCTATCCAAGTGGTACTCTACACATGGGACATGTAAGAAATTACACGATAGGTGATGTCATAGCTAGATACCAAAAAATGCAAGGCAAAAATGTCCTTCATCCTATGGGTTGGGATGCTTTTGGTCTGCCTGCAGAAAACGCTGCAATCAAGCATAAAAAATCACCATATGAATGGACAAAAAGTAATATTGCTTACATGAGATCACAATTTGACTCTCTAGGCATTAGTTTTGATTGGTCAAGAGAAATTGCAACTTGTGACGAAGATTATTATAAATGGGAGCAATGGTTTTTTATTCAGCTATACAAAAAAGGGTTAGCATATCGTAAAAATTCAGTTGTTAACTGGGATCCAGTTGATCAAACAGTTTTAGCAAATGAACAAGTTATTGATGGTAGAGGTTGGAGATCTGGTGCATTAGTTGAAAAAAAAGAAATTCCTCAATGGTTTTTAAAAATTACAGATTATGCGGATGAGCTTTTACAAGATATTACTAAATTAGATGGCTGGCCAGAGGCTGTTAAAACTATGCAAACTAACTGGATTGGTAAATCCAAAGGTTTAACAGTTAAGTTTAAGATTAAAGACTCTAATCAAGAAATAGAAGTTTTTACAACTCGTCCTGATACTCTTATGGGAGTTAGTTATCTTGGTATTGCGCCCGAGCACCCTCTTGCTCTTGAAGAAGCTAAAACTAATTCTCAGTTAGCAGCATTTATCGAAGAGTGTAAAAAAACATCAACCATGGAAGCTGATCTTGCTACTCAAGAAAAAAAAGGATTTAAGACATCTATCAAAGTAATTCATCCTATTTCTGGTGAAACTATAGACGTTTGGGTGGCTAATTTTGTGCTTATGGGATATGGTTCTGGTGCGGTTATGTCTGTACCAGCTCATGATCAAAGAGATTGGGAATTTGCACAAAAATATAATATACCATTAAAACAAGTTATAGAGTCTAATGATAAAAAGCTAAAAATTGATTTAGAAAAACAAGCTTTCACAGAAAAAGGTATTTTGATTAACTCAGGTGAATTTGATGGTCTAAACTTCAAAAATGCTTATCAAGCTATTAAGAAATACCTTATAGAGCAAGTTAAAGGTTATGAAACTACTAATTTTAGAATTCATGATTGGGGTATTTCACGTCAAAGATATTGGGGTTGCCCTATTCCTATGATTCATTGTGACGATTGTGGAGCTGTACCAGAAAAAGAAGACAACTTACCAGTAATATTGCCTACTGATGTAACCTTAACAGAAGCAGGCTCGCCACTTAAAGATATTCCGGAGTTTATAAATGTAGCTTGTCCAAAATGTGGTAAACCAGCAAAGCGTGAAACTGATACATTTGATACATTTTTTGAGTCATCTTGGTATTATGCAAGATATACTTGCCCTACTGCTAATCAGATGCTTGACCAAGAAGCTAACTATTGGTTACCAGTTGATAAATATATTGGAGGTATTGAGCATGCTATTATGCATTTATTATATGCAAGGTTCTTCCATAAATTAATGAGAGATCAAGGTTTAGTAAAATCTGATGAACCTTTTAATAACCTTCTTACACAAGGAATGGTATTAAAAGATGGTGCTAAAATGTCTAAGTCTAAAGGTAACACAGTAGATCCTCAAGAGCTTATTGATAAATATGGAGCTGATACTGTAAGGTTATTTAGTATGTTTGCTGCACCGCCTGAACAATCGCTTGAATGGTCTGAAACAGGTGTCGAAGGAGCAAATAAGTTTCTGCGCAAAGTTTTTAATTATGCTGAACTAAATAAAGATATATTTACCAAAAATATAGCGCTAGAGTCTCAAAAACTTATAAAAGAAGATAAAAAAGCACGTTTTGAAATACACTCTAACCTAAAGCAAGCTATTTTTGATTTTGATAAGAGTCAGTTTAATACTGTAGTATCTGCTTGTATGAAAATTTTAAATACTCTCAATAACTATAATAACCTTTCTGAAAGTGTTAAAGTTGAAGGATTTAGTATTTTACTAAGAGTATTAGCACCATTTACTCCACATTTATGTCATTATCTATGGCAACAACTAAATCTAGGAGAAGATATACTTCATACTAGTTTCCCAACAGTTGATAATAATGCTCTAGTAACAGATGAATTCCTTTTAGTAGTACAGATTAACGGTAAGTTAAAAGCTAAGCTAGAATTAGATGCTTCATTATCTCCAAATCAAATTGAAGAAGTGGTCTTAGCTGATCAACATGTCAAATCATTTATAGATGATAAACAAATTGTTAAAGTAATTTATGTTCCTCAAAAACTTATTAATATTGTAATTAAATAA
- a CDS encoding DUF3857 domain-containing transglutaminase family protein, which yields MREIKTILVNILFSILYVNVSFANFAKNEDMNANYEYFNNNILIDKNYKVDWTVDEQINIIDENARNYYKLVQLYYLEGFEKLKVIDASIENDNKKYEVDKSLIEDKNLASEISGFTNTRQISIPFKKIQAGSKIKIKYHDIIEKPTLNNHFSTTLYYGSDILLKNSITTIKSKIPLYISANDPFGVLDLKFFIKDETYYYNIKLLKPINSVTINEPGNSILSSKKQTWVSISTDKTYEKINKILATKYENLIHQKIPDELLDDLQALKQQKLKTDIEIIDNVTSLVQDKITYLGDWKKVDAGIYPRTMEEIIDTGYGDCKDYSLLTIASLRYLGLSARFALVTRGEIIEEYSDKTLPSINNFNHATVYVKGSDGKEYWIDPTNNISMTNGLFPDIANRKALILDPKGFIFTQIPDIDYKKSKIVSVSKFDLEQDLIYVKKNITLEKEAAIMFTGLGLFTSKDIIENAIYSNFSEGENIAKSQRIKSIIPDLNSRIVKNIDFSFEYIVDNPYLISNVGKVLLLDSNYTSVPEDSVNDIYIGPPITVIKKYIFNTKINGIDKLNSTLSTPWMDLNIKAYINKEGESIVEQQYIIKKAFLTFEDRQSEQYKLLKKEFDKSFKKLLLVLN from the coding sequence ATGAGAGAAATTAAAACTATCTTAGTAAATATCTTATTTTCTATTTTATATGTTAATGTATCATTTGCTAATTTTGCCAAAAATGAAGATATGAATGCAAACTATGAATATTTTAATAATAATATTTTAATAGATAAAAATTATAAAGTTGATTGGACTGTAGACGAACAAATAAATATTATCGATGAAAATGCTAGAAATTATTATAAACTAGTTCAATTATATTACCTTGAAGGTTTTGAAAAACTTAAGGTAATCGATGCAAGTATTGAAAATGATAACAAGAAATATGAAGTTGATAAAAGTTTAATTGAAGATAAAAATCTTGCTAGTGAAATAAGTGGCTTTACAAATACACGCCAGATCTCTATTCCTTTTAAAAAAATTCAGGCTGGAAGCAAGATTAAAATAAAATATCATGACATAATAGAGAAGCCAACGTTAAATAATCATTTCTCAACAACTTTGTATTATGGGAGTGATATTCTTCTAAAAAATTCAATAACTACTATTAAATCTAAAATTCCTTTATACATATCGGCTAATGACCCTTTTGGCGTTTTAGATTTAAAATTTTTTATAAAGGATGAAACTTATTATTACAATATTAAGCTTCTAAAACCAATTAACAGCGTCACTATTAATGAACCAGGAAATAGTATTTTAAGCTCTAAAAAGCAAACCTGGGTTAGTATATCTACAGATAAGACATATGAGAAAATAAATAAAATACTAGCAACTAAATATGAAAATCTTATACATCAAAAAATCCCTGATGAACTTTTGGATGATTTACAAGCATTAAAACAACAGAAACTAAAAACTGATATAGAAATTATAGATAATGTAACAAGCCTGGTTCAGGATAAGATAACATACCTAGGAGATTGGAAAAAAGTTGATGCTGGTATTTATCCAAGAACGATGGAAGAGATTATTGATACTGGCTATGGTGACTGTAAAGACTATTCTTTGTTAACAATTGCTAGTTTAAGGTATTTAGGATTATCTGCCAGATTTGCTCTAGTAACTAGAGGCGAGATAATTGAAGAATATTCTGATAAAACCCTACCTAGTATTAATAATTTTAATCATGCAACAGTATATGTTAAAGGATCTGATGGAAAAGAGTATTGGATTGATCCAACTAATAATATTAGTATGACAAATGGATTATTTCCTGACATAGCTAATCGTAAAGCATTAATTCTAGATCCTAAAGGTTTTATTTTTACTCAAATTCCTGATATTGATTATAAAAAATCTAAAATAGTTTCAGTATCTAAATTTGATTTAGAGCAAGATCTTATTTATGTTAAAAAGAATATTACTCTTGAGAAAGAAGCGGCTATTATGTTTACAGGATTGGGACTATTTACGAGTAAAGATATTATTGAAAATGCTATATATAGCAATTTTTCTGAAGGAGAAAATATTGCTAAATCTCAAAGAATTAAATCTATTATTCCAGATTTAAATTCTAGGATAGTCAAAAATATAGATTTTTCATTCGAATATATAGTTGATAATCCATATTTGATAAGTAATGTAGGAAAAGTATTATTATTAGATAGTAATTATACTAGTGTTCCAGAAGATAGTGTAAATGATATATATATAGGTCCTCCTATTACTGTGATAAAAAAATATATCTTCAATACAAAGATTAATGGTATAGATAAATTGAATTCAACACTATCAACGCCATGGATGGATTTAAATATAAAAGCATATATAAATAAAGAAGGAGAAAGTATTGTAGAACAGCAATATATAATTAAAAAAGCTTTTTTAACTTTTGAAGATAGACAATCAGAACAATATAAACTCTTGAAAAAAGAATTTGATAAGTCTTTTAAAAAATTATTGCTAGTACTAAATTAG
- a CDS encoding tetratricopeptide repeat protein — translation MQNFKNKIILVAVFIFLALSMQLSYACISNEYNKAYSLYRNSDYSGSAKAFIALYKKGCPTSPYFLGIFYTYGIGVKQDLDLAIKYFDVFLDKNNNKQPRHYRANAYLALAYIYKTKNLMKKANKYLTLSAEIDNVEAMFFLGKSYLADNQPYYIETNLEKAFFWLNKAAQNGNIEAMKLIYDNNLYSKAKN, via the coding sequence ATGCAAAACTTTAAAAATAAAATTATTTTAGTGGCAGTTTTTATATTTTTAGCTTTAAGTATGCAACTATCATATGCTTGTATTTCAAATGAATATAATAAGGCATATTCTCTTTACAGAAATAGTGATTATAGCGGCTCTGCTAAGGCTTTTATAGCCTTATACAAAAAAGGCTGCCCTACTTCTCCATATTTTTTAGGCATATTTTATACTTATGGAATTGGTGTTAAGCAAGATTTAGACTTGGCAATAAAATATTTTGATGTTTTTCTTGATAAAAATAATAATAAACAACCACGTCACTATCGTGCTAATGCATACTTAGCACTTGCATATATTTACAAAACTAAAAACTTAATGAAAAAAGCAAATAAATATCTAACGTTATCTGCTGAAATTGATAATGTTGAAGCTATGTTCTTCTTAGGAAAATCTTATCTAGCTGATAATCAACCATACTATATTGAGACTAATCTGGAAAAAGCTTTTTTCTGGCTTAATAAAGCTGCTCAAAATGGTAATATAGAAGCAATGAAGCTAATATATGATAATAATTTGTATTCAAAAGCTAAGAACTAA
- a CDS encoding YqgE/AlgH family protein, with translation MYQNHKSEILLATPLIKDDVVFTKSVVYLCQNDRHGAMGLIINKPLVDKLRDVFEELHIPHNNTFEEILEYPLYMGGPISPHKIMILHTTNGRNYSSTIKLDEGLAITASMDILEDIANNILPEYFLPVVGYSCWTANQLTDEIKSNDWIVTNKLSKKILFNHENKVKWQNHLEHAGYTLQSLDILFNRNTGNC, from the coding sequence ATGTATCAAAATCATAAAAGTGAAATTTTATTAGCAACGCCGCTAATAAAAGATGATGTAGTGTTTACTAAATCTGTTGTTTATCTATGTCAAAATGACCGCCATGGTGCTATGGGATTAATAATAAATAAACCTCTCGTAGATAAATTAAGAGATGTTTTTGAAGAGTTACATATACCTCATAATAATACTTTTGAAGAAATTTTAGAATACCCTCTTTATATGGGTGGTCCAATAAGTCCACATAAAATTATGATATTGCATACTACAAATGGTCGTAATTATAGCTCAACCATAAAATTAGATGAAGGTTTAGCTATTACAGCTTCTATGGATATATTAGAGGATATTGCCAATAATATTTTGCCAGAATATTTTTTACCAGTTGTTGGTTATAGTTGCTGGACTGCCAATCAACTTACAGATGAAATTAAATCAAATGATTGGATCGTAACAAATAAACTTAGTAAGAAAATTTTGTTTAACCATGAAAATAAAGTAAAGTGGCAAAATCATCTAGAACATGCTGGCTACACTTTGCAAAGTCTTGATATATTATTTAATAGAAATACAGGTAATTGCTAA
- the ruvX gene encoding Holliday junction resolvase RuvX: MFRSLIAIDYGKARIGIASGQMITKTATPIGTVEAYDGVPNWIELDKIIKRWNPSDIIVGLPLDTQDFETDITKAAKDFAKEVKERYKRNVHLINEAYSTREARWRLEEVKSKKVSHIKVDALAACVILETWMSEN, encoded by the coding sequence ATGTTTCGGTCACTTATAGCTATCGATTATGGTAAAGCACGTATTGGTATAGCTAGTGGTCAAATGATTACTAAGACTGCAACCCCTATAGGCACTGTTGAAGCTTATGATGGTGTTCCTAACTGGATTGAGCTTGATAAAATTATCAAACGCTGGAATCCTTCTGATATTATTGTTGGTTTACCATTAGATACTCAAGATTTTGAAACAGATATTACTAAGGCTGCCAAAGATTTTGCTAAAGAAGTTAAAGAACGCTATAAAAGAAATGTTCATCTTATTAACGAAGCATATTCTACTCGTGAAGCAAGATGGCGTTTAGAAGAAGTAAAAAGTAAAAAAGTATCACATATAAAAGTAGATGCTTTGGCAGCCTGTGTGATCTTAGAAACATGGATGTCTGAAAATTAA
- a CDS encoding diguanylate cyclase, producing MSEYIFSPAFKAIANISSNEIFVYLKNINSKYVFLSNNICNLSNITLQEALGKSDIDFNWGKKQASAFRNDDLFVTNNKRNHISEYLICNGKNFLWIKTEKIPILDKRQNVIGILGIAQDVSYKKMLTRSHIANKKNKIDINQSPAAIVIELFEEYIRNNYKNHIDTRDEYSFIRNSFIKKLSCELSSKDEKYLYSIINLENQLNETLLTFIENRELIVIGTGKVKTKYYIYLIICLCFIELYNNKSLREKIMINIDDNIIRLIINRAGEKHKFGIGDDKANNKFITNYLTSDIMNLLNIDLEIFTIDGLVSAINVIIDTQQISYN from the coding sequence ATGAGCGAGTATATATTTTCACCGGCATTTAAAGCAATAGCTAATATTTCTAGTAATGAAATTTTTGTATATTTGAAGAATATAAATTCTAAGTATGTATTTTTGAGTAATAATATTTGTAATTTAAGTAATATTACTCTTCAAGAAGCTCTTGGTAAAAGTGATATTGATTTTAATTGGGGTAAAAAACAAGCAAGTGCTTTTAGAAATGATGATTTATTTGTCACAAATAATAAAAGAAATCATATATCCGAATATTTAATATGCAATGGAAAAAATTTTTTATGGATAAAAACTGAAAAAATTCCTATTTTAGATAAACGACAGAATGTAATTGGAATATTGGGTATTGCTCAAGATGTATCATACAAAAAAATGCTAACACGAAGTCACATAGCAAACAAAAAGAATAAAATTGATATAAATCAAAGTCCCGCAGCTATTGTTATAGAATTATTTGAGGAATATATTAGAAATAACTATAAAAACCATATAGACACACGTGATGAGTATTCATTTATCAGAAACTCATTTATCAAAAAGTTATCTTGTGAATTGTCATCAAAAGATGAAAAGTATCTATATAGTATAATAAATTTAGAAAATCAACTCAATGAAACTCTATTAACATTTATTGAGAATAGAGAGTTAATAGTTATTGGTACTGGTAAAGTCAAAACTAAATATTATATTTACTTAATAATTTGCTTATGTTTTATTGAACTATATAACAACAAATCTCTAAGAGAAAAAATTATGATCAATATTGATGATAATATAATAAGACTAATAATAAATAGGGCAGGGGAGAAACATAAGTTTGGTATAGGTGATGACAAGGCTAATAATAAATTCATAACAAATTATTTAACTTCAGACATAATGAATTTGCTAAATATTGATTTAGAAATATTTACTATTGATGGTTTAGTTTCAGCAATAAATGTTATAATAGATACACAGCAAATTAGCTATAATTGA